The stretch of DNA CCTGAAGCATATTCATAAAGACAACAAGGGATTGACTTAGTGCTGCAAAAGGGCCAAGATATCTCTCTGGTGGCCAGGCATCAGCAGCGACATAAAAAAGACTGTGGTGGGTCGCAAATTTTGTATCGAGCATAAACTAAACCAGACGCCATAGCCGCTCATCACCACTCCCCTGCCAGAGGGACCCTGGCAGAGAATTGCTGCGGACCTACACCCCGCTATATCCAGATGGCTCAACTACCCTCCACGTCAAGCCTTCAAGTCATCAACCATCTCAAAAGCATGTTCGGCCGATGGGGAATACCGCCGGAGCTCATCAGTGACAACGGCACGCAGTTTGCATCATTCGAAAGATCAGTCCAGACTGCTAAACAACTTCTCAAGCAGCAAGACCCATACATGGCCCTGATGTGCTACCGAGCAACACCCATTGCTGCAACAGGGGCCAGCGATGGGTGTTTGGGACGGCAGATCCGTACCACCGTCCCCACATTGGAAAAGAGACTGCAAATCCCACATCGTTCAAGATCATGTGCAGATAAACGACTCCAGAGCTAAAAAGTCATATGAGCGCTTCTACAACTGGCAACATGCTGTCCGCCCTCTTCCTGTGTTGCACACAGGACAGGCTGTCCAAATCAAGCTGGACGGAGAAAAGGGTTGGGAGTTAGTTTGTTCTGTCTGAGTTAAAATGTCTCCTTGAGAGAGAGTGAACAAGTAACACCGACCAGATGACTTTTGAGTTGTACTTTATTCTTTCATTGGATCAGCAATTAGTGAGCGCAGTCTACCCTAAAGTCCTAGTTTCCTGTTTGTTGTATGTTCATGTTTGAATTAAAATTAAGGCAAAGTTTGAGAGTTTCTTAAGGTGACTCATGTGCATGCTTCTATTTTAGCCTATGTTCTGTTTCAAAGGGGGGAGATGTAGTGAGTTACTTGAATGTAACACACTGGAGTGGACGCATGTATGACATCACTGAGGTTTGAAGGGGAAACAAATGTATAACAAAGGGTGTAAGCCTTTGTTCACTTAGCGGAACTCcgatggcgccattttgatgctaacaagccatcacccgaAGTTAGCATTCCATAAAGACTACGTCAATACCAAGTAAGACTGAGTGGTGATTAACGTGACAACGTTAGCTGAAGTCTTGTAGTGCGGGCTATCGGCTGCTCTAATTCACATAAACTAAACATTTCCAATGACGGTAAAGTAAGATAGAAGAAGTAAGGTAAATGGAACTTCTTTATTGCATCCTGACAGACAAACGTCCTGGgttttccttgtctttttttcaaaccCTGGAACAACATAACCTGTCTGagattattctttatttatcttGACGTTTATATCCTCATTTATCTTGTTTCGTTTTTTGCACACATGTAGCAGTATAAGCTAACTAATTACCATTGTTGTTGCTTAGCGATCATAGGCCATATATGAAGTTGTAGTGACAGGCGCTCACCAGATCTGCTGTCATAGCATGAATCGGAGAACAGAAGTTGATCAACATTTCCACACTTTTTGCCAAAGCTGATAAATTATCCAGACTTCTTCCAGCAGATTGAACTAGCTGTCCTCCAGAGTGATCAGAACTGTGTCCATGGCAACACTCTGCTATGCATGGCAACGGTGTGTTAAACTTAGCAATGGTCTTTTTTTTGgttatcaagaaaataacagaCTTCAGAATGCCTTAGAATTCAACCAAGCCATGTAATAATAACTGCTTGTAGCACTTTATAGTTATTGCTATAAGTACTCATAAATATTCATAATGCTTTATATAACAATAATCATGACACATTATAAACTATTTTATTATAAGTTATAAGTTTCATAATACCTTATGTGTCCCTCACAGATTTTAATTCAAGGATTATAACGTATTGTAATTCTACATTGTGTTATCTATAATTTGTGGTCAACCAGGTACAACTAGGTTTATAATGCATTATAGACATTGGCGTCAAAGAAAGTGTTACTAATATTAGTTAATAATTGCAAGAGTTTTCATTTTGCTTTGTACAAAGTGACTTGTTCCATTTAAGTTCTATGGCATTAGGTCTGCACATTAGATAGGGCTAGgtttaacccttctgttgtcttcccgtcgaaattgaaaatcaacacttttcttgatgctttttattaatgtttttagctttttcttccatttttgtccctttttataacacttttgtcttttttttccaatgtttgtcacttttttgacgttttcaacactacgtaatactaacttattaactttagtttcacagttatttttggactttatggtcaataaacctcatttataggaaattatacataatgtttgagttagaaaagcagaaatcaggaagtatttagactaaaattaaagaaatgtatgttgatgaataatcacagactggaatatttcaacgtttactcaatactatttcaaaaccacttcaattttttttcaaattttataaaattgaatgagacacccaaaattaatgaaagtagagattttccaaagagcattgtgtgaaatcagtcatgttattttgggtaatttaaaataacattgataaaggaaaacgggtcaatttgacccaaagacaacatgagggttaaaacatcCATTTTAGAATTCTTACATAACTTGCAATTACTAAATGAGTCAAAACACTGTCGGGGTTGTCCTTCATTCAATGAATAAAATGATAGATACAAATGATAGTTCAAGTTCAAGATCAAGGCAGTAAGGTCGTTTGCCCTTAGACTTCAGCCAGAGGAGTCGCCCActgctggaaattagatagaatgcaggtttaaggctcTTCAGAATTGGCTTATCACTTTCCAGGCACACAAGTTGCCGCTTTGTTAAGTCATTGTGGTTTTGCTACTTATACTCTTTCATGCCGGCACGTGTGTATGCGTCTGTCCAGAAAATAAACGTTGGATTCTCGTGAAAATACATTCATGGAGCAGGGGCAGGGCTGCAAGAGGGGCACAGAGAcatgtgtattgtattatatGATAAACAattagtttaaaatgaaaactagTAAAATTAATGAGTGTGGTTTTGCAGACTTTTAGAATTTTGTTCTATCCAGTATTTCCAATATTTCTAAGCAAGCAGTAGCAATGCAGATTGTCAatgctgtattctgataaaatgtCTCCCCCCCATGCAAcccacttaaaaaataaatgcttgAAACCGCTGCTGTCATGCATTCAATTTAGGCATGCTGTGATCTCCTCAGGTGGCTCGATGCTCATCTCAGCAGGCTGCACGTTCCTCCTGTTTCTGAGCTTCAGCCAATCAGCCATCATCGCCATGCAGTGTCTGTTCTGTGGCGTCAGTGTTGCTGCATGGAATGGCATCGAGGTTGTGACCGTGGAGTTGTACCCTACTTCTAAAAGGTACCACACTTTATTGTTAAAACTGTGTTCATATTCCTGACTTTCATAATGTATATGTCAGATGACGATGTGGTGAAACAATTATACTTAGAAATTCAGTATTAGTGTTCAAATTCATGGTAAAAACTTGGTAAgcctgacaaaaatgtcatgtttaaaGATGTTCAAAATCATAATACAGGTGATTTGACACTTTCAATACAGTGGTAATGTCCCTGTCTAGGGCTGCAAATAACTATTAGATGTACTGTCTATGAATTGGTCAATCACTGCCTGGATTAATAGATTAGTTtattggtctataaaatgtcagcaaaaatgtccatcagtgttttccaaagcccaagatgaagTCCTCCAACATCTTGTTTTGCCCACAACTCATTCAGTTAACTGTCGTacaagagagaagaaactagaaaatattcacatttaaaaattcataaaagaaTTCCTCAAACTGACTAATCAATCATCAAAATGGTTAGCACTTAATTacatagttgacaactaattgattaatctctGTCTCTCAGGGCCACAGCATTTGGCGTGCTGAACGCTCTGTGTAAGCTGGCGGCAGTACTCGGCAGCTCCATCTTTGCCAGCTTTGTGGGCATCACCAAAGTTGTCCCCATCCTGCTGTCCTTCACTGCGCTAGTGTGTGGTGGCCTGGTGGCCCTCAAACTACCCGACACGCGAGAGAGAATCCTTCAGTGAAGTCAGATGAGACCCAGGGGGTGGGAGTCAAAAGGGGAGGTAGAGACAAAAACATACGTGCTTAATGTTAGAAGCTTTTCTTATTGGAATTGACTTCACtctgcatttaaaataaagcaggaaTAGCTTAAACATATTAAATGCAAATGTCAATCTCTAATTGTATCACTACTTACTATCTCAGTTTGTACAGAGGGTAGGTGACCTTTTCACTAAAGGCAATGATGGGTTAGGTGTACACAAGTGTCATTGTTTGAATGGAAACTgagaaaaaatatttgtttcttAGTTTATTTCTTAATTTCATTTCAAGAAAATATTCATGCAACTGGCAACCTCAGCATGACCTGAAAGTTCAGTTCCCGAGTACAACCCCATTCTTGACTCCCATGATAATTGGTGGGTGGCCTGTGGTTGCTTTTGCCTTACCATATCACTACCAGTTTTTAACATCTCATTGCATCAAACTAATAAAGAGGCTTATTAGCAATGAATACTGCAGCGGAGTAAATTTAAGTCAAcaactatatatttttatggAAATGCAAATGTTCCTCTATTGTGCTGTATGTTTTGCACGAGTAGTATAACCTCTTCAGTCTGATACTAATATCGTCCTGCCATTAGTTCAGGAAAAAACACATCCTCAGTTGGCTTTACCTACGCAGAAAACGTGCACATTTACTTTTCTATCTCCGTCTGACCTGGAGTTTTGGATGAGTGTATTTTCTGGACTAGCAATGTTTGACAAGGCCCTGTTAGAAATCATTTGGTCTGTTGAATGTGTTAATGTTACTGTTTTTCATTCTCCTCTTCAATCAacttacagttgtttttttactttctcatttgttttgtttttgttatggaCCTACTACACTTTTATTTGAGTTATTGCACCAtcttgtggaaaaaaacagaaaaccacaTTTCATTTGGTCTTCCTAGTTTGCTGGCACAATAGAAGTCCTGCTGTATGGGTGCCATGTCATTTCTCCGACTCTCCATTGTTCCGACCTCTCAATAACCTGAAAAATTCCCTTTGGTCCTACAGCCCACTAGTCAGACGTCccattgttttgaaaaaatgaacCTCTGCTCCGACATCCCATTGTTCCAAACATTTAGACTTTTGTGGATCACCTCCCATAATCTAAAATCTGAATCATCTGTAACAAGCAAATTACTTTTCTCTAGCTTATTAACACCATTAAATGTTTATCTAGCCTAATTCACACAATCTCTGCACCAGTTTGTGTGCCGTTTAGTGTCCCACATTCCCTGTATCGTAACCCCATTTGTACatggctatcctaaccttaaccactcaaggtcaaatTCCTAACCCCAACCCATCGGCAATCCTAACCTATATAAAAAGTCTATATGTTTGGAACAATGGGATTTCGGAGCAgaggtttatttttttcaaaacaatggGACGTTGGACTATTGGCCTGCAGGACCAAAGGGAATTTCTGGGTTATTGAGAGGTCGGAACAATGGAGCGTTAGAGAAATGGGCAGTCCCCGCTGTAGGACCACACACTACCTCCCCAATgttgatgaaaaataaataaataatgaaagtgCTTGTAAATTGAAATCAGATTAATACAAATTAtcaaattattattacattaaaaaataatcatattttaaaatgatatgaTAAGTAAAACGTTATGCAAGCATAACTGCCATTTATCATACAGGTGAAAAATAGGTCAGgcataattcctaaaataattatGCCTgacctattttttttatacataatgAATGAATTATGTGATGGTTTCTaactttgaaatgtttttcagttacaaggTTGTGGTGAGTCTACAAAATGATAGAAAAATTAAAGCAAATTGAAACCATGTGCTAAGTGAAGTCCAAAGATGATTAGTGAATAACTTGTGGAAAATATTGCACTACAAAATTAGTACATTTGTTTCAGTTTGTATACTATTGCGGCCTTTAGCTAAAAAGTGATATCAATGtaatttctgtgtctgttttacAGAGAGGTGGGGAACATGTCGAGCCTAGCTTAGTACAAAGACTGGGGAAACTGGTAATCTAGGTCTGTCGGAGAAAACATGAAACTGCTCTTGAGAACCATGATGTGTAATTTCTAGATGTGTTAAACAGAGTAAATACAATGTGTGAAGAATCCTTTAAAAAACTCAATTATTGATGTATTCTTTTACAATTTTTACCCATGCTATGTCTAaagattttgtcatttttgttccAAACCACAAGCATTGAAGctcagtaaacattacattgTTCCCATTGACAGCAGACCTTTAAGAATGACTGAAGTAGACAAGTAATTATAGTAAATAATGCCACTGCTTTGCTTACTGTGTAATGTATCATTAGGGCCCTGACAACAAGGCCCTTTTGAAACTGATAGGATTACTGTTATTCAGCAAATTAATCATTTTAAGGGGCTAAAGGTGAATagtaaaagtgaaaatgtgCACATGCATCAGAACCggtgacatttttgacattgcTTGGGTGTAACATAATGGAATGTGTAAACTACCAACATTTCACAGAAGTAGCCTTTGCAGTACAGTCCTTTTTCATTTGTGATGGTTTTCCCCCGCCCTTATACTTAAGCCACGCCCATCATAAGCCATTTGTCGTAGACACTTATGGATACAGGTGGTGGTACAAAATTTGCAAACCCTAATTTGCCATGCAGTCCACCCAGAATAGAAAGTCTGCACAGTGTCCAACAGTCAATAAATgtgagaaaataataaaaaataataataaaataaaacatttaatgcaACCAAATAAACTCAAATCAGCATGACAGCACACCCTGAGCCATTTGAGTCCACCTGGCGCATCACTTAAGATATCACTCTGCCATTTCTCTGACAACATCATGGAGTTGAATTAAAAATCTGTTTCAAA from Etheostoma spectabile isolate EspeVRDwgs_2016 unplaced genomic scaffold, UIUC_Espe_1.0 scaffold00018563, whole genome shotgun sequence encodes:
- the LOC116681102 gene encoding synaptic vesicle glycoprotein 2B-like, which translates into the protein MLISAGCTFLLFLSFSQSAIIAMQCLFCGVSVAAWNGIEVVTVELYPTSKRATAFGVLNALCKLAAVLGSSIFASFVGITKVVPILLSFTALVCGGLVALKLPDTRERILQ